CGATGGCCGCGGCGCTGTTCTCCAACCCGGGCGCGCTGGCCGAGATCCGCCAGCACCTGGCGGAGCAGCGGCCGGAGCTGCGCCACGACCTCAGCACGCTGCGGCGAGAGTCGATCCGGCTGGCGCTGTACCGCGCCGGCGAGGATCCGCTGCTGGCCGACGCCGCCTTCAACGCCTTCTTCGAGGCGCGCCAGCAGGTGGAACTGTTCGAGGACGTGATGCCGGCGCTGCAGGCGCTGTCGCAGCGCTATCCGCTGGTGAGCCTGTCCAACGGCAACGCCGACCTGCAGCGCATCGGGCTGGCCGGCTACTTCCGGGCCACGGTGACGGCGCGCGAGTTCGGCGTCGGCAAGCCCGACCCGCGCATCTTCCACGCGGCCGCCGGCGCCGTGGACGTGTTGCCGCACGACGTGCTGCACGTGGGCGACGACGCCACGCTGGACGTGGTGGGCGCGCTCAATGCCGGCATGCAGGCGGT
The sequence above is a segment of the Ramlibacter tataouinensis genome. Coding sequences within it:
- a CDS encoding HAD family hydrolase; this encodes MLDSPRVKAISLDLDDTLWPIWPTIERAERVLHQWLVNHAPMAAALFSNPGALAEIRQHLAEQRPELRHDLSTLRRESIRLALYRAGEDPLLADAAFNAFFEARQQVELFEDVMPALQALSQRYPLVSLSNGNADLQRIGLAGYFRATVTAREFGVGKPDPRIFHAAAGAVDVLPHDVLHVGDDATLDVVGALNAGMQAVWVNRVDNLWPHEQQPHATVRTLAQLCELLD